One segment of Primulina tabacum isolate GXHZ01 chromosome 14, ASM2559414v2, whole genome shotgun sequence DNA contains the following:
- the LOC142523957 gene encoding uncharacterized protein LOC142523957, which translates to MVRVDDIPEGGRGPPPPPPGDPATRVLEGMARLLEQVQQARRQQTDIFEQFRRLNPKEFGGTTDPFVAEGWIKSLELHFDYLGVRDGDRARCAIYMLRDDASLWWEGVAHAVDVATLTWARFREMFFGKYFPADVRGRLTREFMSLRQTDLSVAEFIRKFDRGYHFVPMIAGDAAQKLRHFLDGLRPTLRRDVMLMRPASYDEATACAFQAEQALRDIDLEMQRKRHQTQSSAQPHKKQFSGPSRQQGQQRPPQAPGAPRQEGGPPCPQCGKYHYDKCMRGTYRCFICKQEGHKAADCPRNKGPTTRQGISTRDHTSSDGFRIQGIDSIRGSDVHIPNSARIGAQITAESSTGRSDSTIAARVYIILGMDWLSSHGAVIDFRQRSVSVRPPSGMPFVFEAAWHQQFPHVISCMCARKLIKIGCQAFLASIVSVSEPVSQRLEDVDVVGEFSSVFPDDVSGIPPDREVKFSIELMPGTVPISKAPYRLAPAEMKELKDQIQDLLDKGFVRPSFSPWARQCYLLRIRMAACVCALTTES; encoded by the exons ATGGTCAGGGTAGACGATATTCCAGAGGGTGGCAGGGGtcctccaccaccaccgccaGGGGACCCAGCTACCCGAGTCTTAGAGGGTATGGCCAGACTTTTGGAGCAGGTGCAACAGGCTCGTAGACAGCAGACTGACATCTTTGAGCAGTTCCGtaggctcaacccgaaggagttcgggggtactACTGATCCGTTTGTTGCAGAGGGATGGATCAAGTCGTTAGAGTTGCATTTTGATTATCTGGGGGTGAGGGATGGCGATCGGGCCAGGTGCGCCATCTATATGCTGAGGGACGATGCGTCCCTGTGGTGGGAGGGAGTCGCACATGCAGTAGATGTGGCTACTCTGACATGGGCCAGATTCAGGGAGATGTTTTTCGGGAAGTATTTCCCAGCTGACGTCAGGGGCCGCCTGACGAGAGAGTTTATGAGCCTCAGGCAGACAGATTTATCAGTGGCGGAGTTCATCCGCAAGTTTGACAGGGGCTATCACTTTGTGCCCATGATAGCAGGGGATGCCgcccagaagctgaggcatttcctGGATGGACTGAGACCCACACTCCGCCGTGACGTCATGCTGATGAGGCCGGCGAGTTATGATGAGGCCACTGCTTGCGCTTTTCAGGCAGAGCAGGCATTGCGAGACATAGATTTGGAGATGCAGCGGAAGCGGCATCAGACTCAGTCCAGTGCACAGCCACATAAGAAGCAGTTTTCAGGGCCATCTAGACAGCAGGGACAGCAGAGACCACCCCAGGCACCAGGGGCTCCTAGACAGGAGGGGGGACCACCATGCCCACAGTGCGGCAAATATCATTACGACAAATGCATGCGAGGCACCTACaggtgcttcatatgcaaaCAAGAGGGGCATAAGGCTGCAGATTGCCCTCGGAACAAGGGTCCCACCACCAGGCAGGGCATAT CAACTAGGGATCATACCAGTAGCGATGGATTCAGGATTCAGGGTATCGATTCCatccggggatcagatgttcacatCCCGAATAGTGCGAGGATTGGAGCTCAGATTACAGCAGAAAGCAGTACGGGCAGATCTGATAGTACTATCGCTGCCAGAGTTTATATCATACTGGGCATGGACTGGCTCTCTTCTCATGGAGCAGTCATAGATTTCCGCCAGAGGTCAGTGTCTGTTAGACCTCCAAGTGGGATGCCGTTTGTATTTGAGGCAGCTTGGCATCAGCAGTTCCCgcacgtcatttcctgcatgtgtgcaaggaagcttattaagATAGGATGTCAGGCATTCTTAGCCAGCATAGTATCAGTGTCGgagccagtcagtcagaggctgGAGGATGTAGATGTGGTCGGCGAGTTCTCCAGCGTGTTCCCTGACGacgtttcaggcattccaccagaccgAGAGGTGAAATTctctattgagctcatgccagggACAGTGCCGATATCTAAGGCGCCCTACCGATTAGCgcctgcagagatgaaagagctcAAGGATCAGATTCAGGATCTTCTGGATAAGGGTTTCGTTCGCCctagtttttctccatgggCGCGCCAGTGCTATTTGTTAAGAATAAGGATGGCAGCATGCGTctgtgcattgactaccgagagctga